In Bradyrhizobium paxllaeri, the genomic stretch AGCCGCTTCACCGTCGCACAACGCGTTGCTTCGGCTCGATCCCAATCAGCCAGCGCGCCCGCGGCACTCAAATTCCCATAGCGCCTGCCGCACCGCCGTACGTTCCCTTAAGCGCGGTTTCCTCCCTTGGAGGCTTTCGGACGCCGGCCGCCGAGCACGCGGCGCCGTCCCTCAAGCGGCCGGCATCCGAAACCCTTCACAAAAGCTGATATCGCACCGGGTCCGCTTGCGGTCAGCGTGATAATGTACCTCGGGCTAATATTTGGGTGTGTCGGGTGGCTGTGTACTAAGCTCCTGCCTCTAACCACTGCGCTTTCCGAAGACGCCGCCCGTAGGCTTCTTTGGCATCGCTTGGATCGCATGGTCCGTAGCCGCGATCATCTTGTTCTTCGCTTCGGCGTCGATCGCACGCTCCATAGCCGCCATCATCTTGACATTCGCGTCGCTTGGCGGTTGCTCAGTTTCCACCACTGCATACTGAACCACTGGCCGATCTTTTTTGAACATGAAGATAGCGCCCACCATCGTTGGCAATCCGAAGAACATCCACAGGCCGAACGCGATTGGGGCGCCACCCGACCCCGCGTCCACACCCATGGCCACGATTAAAACGGTCGGGAGAAGCAGCACGAAGCCAATGAGTTTCATGCCACAATTTTAGGTCGCGGGAGTTAATGCCGAGTTGAGGGGGATCATTAGCTTGCCTGATGTCAGGCTCCTCAAACCCGTTCGACAGTCGCTTTGGAGTCATTGGCAGACATGCCAGTCCCGGCCTTCGAGGTCCGCTTTACCCCCAACTGGCGATCGCGGCCGGTGGGCTACTTTTCAGTCAGCTTTATAAGTACACGTCCTAGTCCAACCCCTCGAGTGCCGTCTTGATGGCCTTCCTGAAAGCTGCGATGTCGCCGAGTTCGTGGCCGAGCACCAGCGCAAGGCGGGTCAGGAACAGCGCTTCGCGGTCGGGCCCGGCCGTATCGATCGCCGTCGCCAGCGTCTCGTAGGCGGTCTCGAAGTCTTCAAACGGCATCGCGCTCATGGCGTCACGCCTCCCAGGCAAACTTCCGCGGTTTTCAGAATCTCGGAGGGGACAGCCGCCTTCCATCGCCCGGCGATGTGCAGGTCCGGCCGCAGCAGATAGAGCGTGCCGGGCGCGGCGGCGAACAGGCGGGCGATTTCGCCGTCATGGTCCGCGATTGCCTTTGCGCCGGATATGGAGGTCTGTGAGCCCACGACAATGGCAGCGAACCGCTTGTCGATCCGGCCGAGATGTTCGAGCGATGCGGCCTGTTCGGCGGTGGGGTGCGCTTCGCAGAACAGGATCGCCGTCAGGCCGTGGCCGGCGTAATCGAGCAGGTGGCTTCCGTCGATGAACTCAGCGTTTGGCGCGACGCTGCCGCAGACCGGCCCGCCGGCAAAGGCGGCATCGCTGATAGCATAGGGCGTCAGCACACTGTCCGAATATGTGTAGGGCTGCATCTGGCGCGGATTGGCGAGGCCGCGCGGAAATTCGTGGCGAAGACTGAGCGACAAGGCAGCCTCGCGCGCGAGCCGCCAGCCGCGCGTCGGCGGGGTCATGAAGCGCGTACTCTTGGTGGCGTTGGCGAACACATCGAGCGTGGCGCCGCGCCGCTCCGGCGAATAGCTGTCGAGCAGCCGGTCGTCGGCCTCGCCATGGAGGACAAGCGCAAGCTTCCAGCCGATGTTTTCGGCATCCGCCAGGCCATTGTTCAATCCGCGCACGCCGAAAATCGGTACGATATGCGCGGCATCGCCAATGAAGAACACGCGCTCGTGCCGATAATCATCGAGGCACAGGGTGTTGGCGGAATAAACGCTCCACCACTCCAGCTCCCACGGTTTTGTGTGGCCGATATCGGCAAGGATCGCACTGACGCGTGCGCGGATATTCTCCTCCTTCAGGGCCTCGGCCTCGCTTTCGCCTTCGCGAAGCTGGTAGTCCACCCGCCAGATATCGTCCGGCTGCTTGTGGATCAGCACGGTGCCGCCGGGGTTGCCGCTCGGTTCAAAGAACGCCCGACGCTCGGTCGGAAAATCATGGTCCATGCGGATGTCGGCGATGACGTACCGGCCTTCGTAATTGTCACCTTTCAGGCGAAGCCCCAGCATCGACCGGATCGGCGAACGCGCACCGTCGGCGGCCAAAAGATAGAGCGCGTCGAGAAAGTAATCCCCCGCCGGCGATGAAATGCGGGCAGACACACCGTCCACGTGGCGTTCGAGACCGGACAGTTCGCTCTGCCAGCGCATGTCGATGAGATTGTTGGCCGCCACCGCGTCGTGCAGGAATTTCTCGATATACTGCTGCTGCAGATTGTACATCGGCAGGTATTTTTCGCCCGGAGGCTGCGGCATCTCCAGCCGGAAAATCTGTTCGCCGCGGTAATAGCTACGGCCGAACCGCCAGCCGAGCGCCTTTTCGACAAACGGCGCGACCGCACCGATCCGTTCCAGAATGTGCATGCTGGGACGCGCGATGCAGATCGCACGGCTGCCATCATTGAACGTATCCTTACGATCGATCAGCACGCTCCTGATGCCATAACGCGCCAGCACCAGCGCTGCCGTCATGCCGATCGGGCCGGCGCCCACGATCAGGACGGGATGCCGCGCCGTCGCGCCTTCAAGCTCGGGAACGCGCCGCGCCGCAAAGCGCGGATAGTCGAAATAGAGCGACTCCAGCGGTCCCTTGCCGGCAGGTCTCATGCCTCCCTCCGTCTATTTCTTGCGGGCGAGAAAATCTCCCATCAGCCGCTGCGGTTCGCCAGTCAAAAAGGACTGCCCGAACACGCCGACGCTCAGATTGACGGATTCGGTCAGCGGCAGTTCCTCCCATTGCCGCAGCAGCGACTTCTGGATGCGCAGCGCCTCGGGTCCGCATTCGAGCAGCGCCTTCACCGTATGCTCGACCGCGGCATCGAGCCCGCCTTCCTTGGCGACCACGTCGACCAGGCCCCAGGCGAGCGCGGTGGGCGCGTCGATATTTTCCGCCGTCATCACCAGCCAGCGGGCGCGGCCCCAGCCGATCAGCCGCGGCAACAGCGCCGCGTGGATCACCGAAGGGATGCCGACGCGCACTTCGGGCATGCCGAATTTGGCGTCGTGGGCCGCAATCCGGAAATCGCAGGCGGCGGCGACTTCCAGCCCGCCGCCGAGGCACCAGCCTGGCAGCCGCGCGATGACAGGCGCCGGGAACTGGCGCACGGCCTCGCAGAGGTCGCGCAACCGCGTGATGAAGGCTTCCGCCGATTTCTGGTCGAGCTTCGCCATCTCCTTGATGTCGGCGCCGCCGATCATGCTCTTCTCGCTCTGGCCGGCCAGGATTATCGCGCGAATGTCCTTGTCGCTAGCGAGCTTCTCGAACCCCTCGCGGACGCCGTTGGTAACGGCGGATGACAGGATATTGAGGCTGCCCGCGTTGCAGATCGAGAGGCGAACGACACCTCTGGCGTCGCGGTCGATGCCGCAATGGGGATTGAGCATTTCCATTTTGTTTTTCCGGGCCTTGTTTTTGGATGGTGACGCCACTTCCGGGACATTGCGCCGGCTTGTCAAGGGCAGGCGGGCCGGGCGGTTGCGCGGGGGAGTCCTTCCGTATAAAATGACAATCATCATTTAAAGGGGCCGCCATGACCATGACCGATACCGTCGATCTCTTCTCGCCAACCGCGCGAAGGCAGCGGGTGGTGGACTGGCAGGCGCCCGGACCGGTGGCGAAGGCGGCCTCCGGCATGTCCGGGCTGGAGACGATGTGCGCGATCCGTGACGGCATCCTGCCACCGCCGCCGATGGCCCGGCTGATCGGCTTTCGGATGGCCGTCGCAGAAGCCGGCCGCATCGTGATGGAACTCGATCCGCACGAGAGCCTCGAAAATACCATCGGGCTGCTCCATGGCGCGACTGCTGCGGCGTTACTGGATACTGCCATGGGTTGTGCCATTGCCACTATGCAGCCGGCCGGGCAGACTTCTGTGACGCTTGACCTCAAGCTGACCTTTCTGCGGCCGCTGTCGGTGCGATCGGGCACGATCGCGGCGGAAGGCAGGGTGGTAAAACTCGGCCGCCAGACCAGCTATGCCGAAGGTTTCGTCCGCGATGGCGCTGGCAATCTTGCAGTGCACGCAACCGCAACGTTCTCGATGATAACGGGTGGAAACGCGAAATAGATGCAGCATTTCCCGCGCACAACTGCTATTATATGACTGCAGACATTTAATGGGACGCGTCAATGCGCTATTCGAAAGAGCACAAGCAGGAGACCCACGCCCGGATCGTGAAAAAGGCCTCGGTGCGGCTTCGCGAGAAGGGCGCGCACGGCATCGGCGTCGCCGACCTGATGAAGGAGGCCGGCTTGACCCATGGCGGTTTCTACGCGCATTTCGATTCCCGCGAGGCGCTGGTGATCGAGGCGTTTGCTTACGCGATGGACCGCTCGGTCGAGCACTGGCGCAAGATCGCCGCTGAAACGCCGGCTGAGAAACGGCTGTCGACCATCGTTGATTCCTACGTGTCGACGGTGCATCGCGACGACCCCGGCCGCGGTTGCGCGGTTCCCACGCTTGGCGCGGAGATCGCCCGCGAAAGCGCAAAGACCCGCAAAGCCTTTTCCGCCAAGCTGGAACAATTGATCGACGTGATGGCCGACCAGATTCTGGACGTGCCGCGCAAGACCGCGCGCAAGCAGGCGATGGGCACGCTGGCGACGATGATGGGGACGCTGGTGATGTCGCGCGTCGCCGGCAGCGGCGAACTCTCCGACGAGATTCTTCACGCCGGTCGCGAGGCGGCGCTGGGCCGCGCGGTAGCAAAGCCGGTTGCGAAGAAGGCGCGGCCGAAGGCGAATTAAGCGGTCGCTGTAGGGTGGGCAAAGCGCAGCGTGCCCACCATCTTTCCACTGGCTCGTCGTGAAATGGTGGGCACGCTGCGCTTTGCCCACCCTACAATTCAGCGTCCCCCGAACAACGCGCGCTCACCTTCCACCGTCTCGCAGATGTAATCGGCCACCGCGCGAATGCGCGCCAGATCCTTGCTGTCGGCGTGCATCAGCATCCAGAATGTACGCGAGATCCTGACCTCATCACGCAATACCGGCCGCAACTCGGGATGCGCCGTCGCCATGAAGTGCGGCAGCACCGCGATCCCGAACCCCGCAATAGTCGCGTTTAGCTGCGCGATCAGATTGGCGCTGCGGAATTTGGCCGAGATCTTCGGCGAGACCTGCGGCAGGTAATCCAGTTCCGGCGTGAACAGCAGTTCCTCGATATAGCCGACGAAGCGGTGCCCAGGCAGGTCGCCGCGCGAGACGATCTTCGGCGCGCGGTCGAGATAGGCGGGGGCGGCGTAGAGGCCGAGGCTGTAGTCGAGCAGCTTGCGCCCGACGATCCGCCCTTCCTTGGGCATCGTCAGGCTGATCGCGATATCCGCCTCGCGCTTTGACAGGCTGAACAGCCGGGCGGTGGCGACGAGCTGCAGATCGAGATCGGGATACCGCTCGGTGAATTTCAGAAGCCGCGCGGCCAGGAAATGGCTGCCGAACCCGTCGGGGGCGCCGATCCGGACCGTGCCGGTGAGCTGGGCGCGCGAGCCGCCGACCGCCTCCTGGTTGGCGACGATGGTGGATTCCATCGCCTCCGCACTGTCGGCGACGCGCTGGCCGGCTTCGGTCAGGAGGTAGCCGGTCTTGCGGCGATCGAACAGTTTGGCGGAGAGATGCCGCTCCAGCCGGTCGACGCGGCGGATCACCGTGGCATGGTCGACCGATAGCTGCTTGGCGGCAGCGGAAACCGATCCGCCGCGCACGATGGCGAGGACGAAACGGAAGTCATCCCAGTC encodes the following:
- a CDS encoding FAD-dependent monooxygenase, giving the protein MRPAGKGPLESLYFDYPRFAARRVPELEGATARHPVLIVGAGPIGMTAALVLARYGIRSVLIDRKDTFNDGSRAICIARPSMHILERIGAVAPFVEKALGWRFGRSYYRGEQIFRLEMPQPPGEKYLPMYNLQQQYIEKFLHDAVAANNLIDMRWQSELSGLERHVDGVSARISSPAGDYFLDALYLLAADGARSPIRSMLGLRLKGDNYEGRYVIADIRMDHDFPTERRAFFEPSGNPGGTVLIHKQPDDIWRVDYQLREGESEAEALKEENIRARVSAILADIGHTKPWELEWWSVYSANTLCLDDYRHERVFFIGDAAHIVPIFGVRGLNNGLADAENIGWKLALVLHGEADDRLLDSYSPERRGATLDVFANATKSTRFMTPPTRGWRLAREAALSLSLRHEFPRGLANPRQMQPYTYSDSVLTPYAISDAAFAGGPVCGSVAPNAEFIDGSHLLDYAGHGLTAILFCEAHPTAEQAASLEHLGRIDKRFAAIVVGSQTSISGAKAIADHDGEIARLFAAAPGTLYLLRPDLHIAGRWKAAVPSEILKTAEVCLGGVTP
- a CDS encoding enoyl-CoA hydratase, with product MEMLNPHCGIDRDARGVVRLSICNAGSLNILSSAVTNGVREGFEKLASDKDIRAIILAGQSEKSMIGGADIKEMAKLDQKSAEAFITRLRDLCEAVRQFPAPVIARLPGWCLGGGLEVAAACDFRIAAHDAKFGMPEVRVGIPSVIHAALLPRLIGWGRARWLVMTAENIDAPTALAWGLVDVVAKEGGLDAAVEHTVKALLECGPEALRIQKSLLRQWEELPLTESVNLSVGVFGQSFLTGEPQRLMGDFLARKK
- a CDS encoding PaaI family thioesterase, with product MTMTDTVDLFSPTARRQRVVDWQAPGPVAKAASGMSGLETMCAIRDGILPPPPMARLIGFRMAVAEAGRIVMELDPHESLENTIGLLHGATAAALLDTAMGCAIATMQPAGQTSVTLDLKLTFLRPLSVRSGTIAAEGRVVKLGRQTSYAEGFVRDGAGNLAVHATATFSMITGGNAK
- a CDS encoding TetR/AcrR family transcriptional regulator, with amino-acid sequence MRYSKEHKQETHARIVKKASVRLREKGAHGIGVADLMKEAGLTHGGFYAHFDSREALVIEAFAYAMDRSVEHWRKIAAETPAEKRLSTIVDSYVSTVHRDDPGRGCAVPTLGAEIARESAKTRKAFSAKLEQLIDVMADQILDVPRKTARKQAMGTLATMMGTLVMSRVAGSGELSDEILHAGREAALGRAVAKPVAKKARPKAN
- a CDS encoding LysR family transcriptional regulator: MLDQGDRSIDWDDFRFVLAIVRGGSVSAAAKQLSVDHATVIRRVDRLERHLSAKLFDRRKTGYLLTEAGQRVADSAEAMESTIVANQEAVGGSRAQLTGTVRIGAPDGFGSHFLAARLLKFTERYPDLDLQLVATARLFSLSKREADIAISLTMPKEGRIVGRKLLDYSLGLYAAPAYLDRAPKIVSRGDLPGHRFVGYIEELLFTPELDYLPQVSPKISAKFRSANLIAQLNATIAGFGIAVLPHFMATAHPELRPVLRDEVRISRTFWMLMHADSKDLARIRAVADYICETVEGERALFGGR